A window of Zingiber officinale cultivar Zhangliang chromosome 5A, Zo_v1.1, whole genome shotgun sequence contains these coding sequences:
- the LOC121979219 gene encoding acyl-protein thioesterase 2-like, which yields MYRGSSSYSSGGRGATRRQYEYGRTYVVRPKGRHRATIVWLHGLGDNGASSSQLLENLPLPNIKWICPTAPVRPVAAFGGFSCTAWFNVWDIAQDGPDDTEGIDASAVHIANLLSSEPPDAKLGIGGFSMGAATALYSATCFAYGRFGNGALYPINLSSIVSLSGWLPCSRSLKSKMESSQEATRIAAFLPILICHGRGDGVVPYKQGEKSAEMLRMSGFRNLTFKAYNGVEHYTVPEEMDAVCKWLTARLRLDGSR from the exons ATGTATCGTGGAAGCTCCTCTTACTCTTCTG GTGGCAGAGGTGCAACAAGGAGACAATATGAGTACGGGAGGACATACGTAGTGAGGCCCAAGGGGAGACACCGAGCCACCATTGTCTGGCTTCATGGTTTAGGTGATAATGGAGCAAG CTCTTCTCAGCTCCTGGAAAATCTTCCGCTGCCGAAT ATCAAGTGGATATGCCCTACAGCTCCTGTTCGGCCTGTTGCTGCATTCGGTGGATTTTCCTGCACAGCCT GGTTCAACGTTTGGGACATCGCACAGGATGGCCCTGATGACACTGAGGGAATTGATGCTTCAGCAGTGCACATCGCAAATCTTTTGTCATCTGAGCCACCTGATG CAAAACTTGGCATTGGCGGGTTCAGTATGGGTGCCGCAACTGCTCTGTACTCTGCTACTTGCTTTGCATATGGAAGATTTGGAAATGGAGCTCTTTACCCCATAAACCTCAGCTCCATTGTAAGCCTTAGTGGTTGGCTTCCATGTTCAAG GAGCTTGAAGAGTAAGATGGAAAGCTCCCAAGAAGCCACAAGGATAGCTGCCTTCTTGCCAATTTTGATCTGCCATGGAAGAG GGGATGGAGTAGTTCCCTACAAACAAGGTGAAAAATCTGCAGAGATGTTAAGGATGTCTGGGTTTAGAAATCTTACATTTAAGGCATACAATGG AGTTGAACACTATACAGTGCCTGAAGAGATGGATGCTGTCTGCAAGTGGCTTACTGCAAGGCTGCGGCTGGACGGCTCTCGTTAG